The Microcebus murinus isolate Inina chromosome 1, M.murinus_Inina_mat1.0, whole genome shotgun sequence genome includes a region encoding these proteins:
- the MUC20 gene encoding mucin-20 isoform X1 yields MGSLWGLALPLFFCWEAGLSHSSAGPSTSRPDTLVTANDVEVPVVTPGVRTSSEEAFQTIDLTETSAPGRVTLETQTMSTETFSRLLIPASTVPEAETREAGTVSPATETRSLTKRTTSKFMVVISTCVETSVLSGSPTGTGMTTAETVTGSDPADAIFHTLCTDDSSEEAKRVTADVLTSAHTSREAQGLSSESGSSSDSSVPVTTTSPALDPGITIPAEGLVACTFAHFEVTNCSVAETEMARTASPGVSGHSPTGVKAPSTSATSALPDPSDVRSYVTESTTSAGTLSTASATESAAPDATIETPPPTSSTTETETTAGKATTLSRASVTVSTDPSGETLAFSVETPSHMEALGAVTATEAGSTVGKVTSAAGSSASGYSPSLVATIQKSTRAGPPATDGTTGGPRPASRSPLPSVPPTTGNGSRGTDTIVAKTTTSAKTSAKPPTATSTTAQTRRITTAPARGDGGFLLLRLSVASPEDLTDPRVAERFMQQLRRELHTHLPLIQVSLLRTRRG; encoded by the exons GCCCCAGCACCAGCAGACCAGATACCTTGGTGACAGCAAATGACGTAGAAGTTCCTGTTGTGACTCCAGGGGTCAGGACAAGTTCTGAGGAGGCCTTCCAGACCATTGACCTCACTGAGACCTCAGCACCAGGACGCGTCACTTTGGAAACTCAAACTATGAGCACTGAGACCTTTTCTAGGCTCTTAATCCCAGCCAGCACCGTTCCAGAAGCAGAGACCAGGGAAGCCGGGACTGTTTCCCCTGCCACAGAGACCAGGAGCCTCACAAAAAGAACAACTTCCAAGTTCATGGTCGTGATCTCCACCTGTGTGGAGACATCAGTCTTAAGTGGCAGCCCCACGGGAACTGGGATGACCACAGCTGAGACTGTCACAGGCAGTGATCCTGCGGACGCCATCTTTCACACCCTTTGTACCGATGACAGCTCTGAAGAGGCAAAGAGGGTCACAGCGGACGTCTTGACATCGGCTCACACCTCCAGAGAAGCTCAGGGCCTGTCCTCAGAGAGCGGCTCCTCCTCCGACAGCTCAGTTCCAGTCACCACCACCTCACCAGCCCTGGACCCTGGCATCACCATTCCAGCGGAAGGCTTGGTGGCCTGCACCTTCGCCCACTTTGAGGTCACCAACTGCAGTGTGGCAGAAACAGAAATGGCAAGAACCGCCAGCCCCGGGGTCTCAGGTCACAGCCCCACGGGAGTGAAGGCCCCGTCCACCTCTGCTACGTCAGCTTTGCCAGACCCCTCTGACGTCAGATCCTACGTCACCGAGTCCACAACGTCTGCGGGGACCTTGTCAACAGCCAGTGCCACAGAGTCGGCCGCACCTGATGCCACCATTGAGACCCCGCCCCCCACCAGTAGCACCACGGAGACAGAAACAACAGCAGGCAAGGCCACTACCCTGAGCAGAGCTTCGGTGACGGTCAGCACTGACCCCTCGGGAGAAACCTTGGCCTTCTCTGTGGAGACGCCAAGCCACATGGAAGCCTTGGGAGCAGTCACGGCCACAGAGGCTGGGTCGACAGTGGGCAAAGTGACTTCCGCTGCAGGGTCCTCAGCTTCAGGCTACAGCCCCTCGCTAGTAGCCACCATCCAGAAGTCCACCCGTGCAGGGCCACCTGCCACGGACGGTACAACTGgcgggccccgccccgccagcaGGAGCCCTCTTCCTTCTGTCCCTCCGACTACAGGCAACGGCAGCCGAGGAACAGACACCATTGTAGCCAAGACCACGACCTCAGCAAAGACCTCGGCAAAGCCCCCGACGGCCACCAGCACCACTGCTCAGACGAGGCGGATCACGACAGCTCCTGCAC GTGGAGACGGAGGCTTCCTCCTCCTGCGGCTGAGTGTGGCCTCCCCAGAAGACCTCACTGATCCCAGAGTGGCAGAGAGGTTCATGCAGCAG CTCCGCCGTGAACTGCATACCCACCTGCCTCTCATCCAAGTCTCCCTACTGCGCACCAGGAGGGGTTAG
- the MUC20 gene encoding mucin-20 isoform X2, producing MGSLWGLALPLFFCWEAGLSHSSAGPSTSRPDTLVTANDVEVPVVTPGVRTSSEEAFQTIDLTETSAPGRVTLETQTMSTETFSRLLIPASTVPEAETREAGTVSPATETRSLTKRTTSKFMVVISTCVETSVLSGSPTGTGMTTAETVTGSDPADAIFHTLCTDDSSEEAKRVTADVLTSAHTSREAQGLSSESGSSSDSSVPVTTTSPALDPGITIPAEGLVACTFAHFEVTNCSVAETEMARTASPGVSGHSPTGVKAPSTSATSALPDPSDVRSYVTESTTSAGTLSTASATESAAPDATIETPPPTSSTTETETTAGKATTLSRASVTVSTDPSGETLAFSVETPSHMEALGAVTATEAGSTVGKVTSAAGSSASGYSPSLVATIQKSTRAGPPATDGTTGGPRPASRSPLPSVPPTTGNGSRGTDTIVAKTTTSAKTSAKPPTATSTTAQTRRITTAPARRWRRRLPPPAAECGLPRRPH from the exons GCCCCAGCACCAGCAGACCAGATACCTTGGTGACAGCAAATGACGTAGAAGTTCCTGTTGTGACTCCAGGGGTCAGGACAAGTTCTGAGGAGGCCTTCCAGACCATTGACCTCACTGAGACCTCAGCACCAGGACGCGTCACTTTGGAAACTCAAACTATGAGCACTGAGACCTTTTCTAGGCTCTTAATCCCAGCCAGCACCGTTCCAGAAGCAGAGACCAGGGAAGCCGGGACTGTTTCCCCTGCCACAGAGACCAGGAGCCTCACAAAAAGAACAACTTCCAAGTTCATGGTCGTGATCTCCACCTGTGTGGAGACATCAGTCTTAAGTGGCAGCCCCACGGGAACTGGGATGACCACAGCTGAGACTGTCACAGGCAGTGATCCTGCGGACGCCATCTTTCACACCCTTTGTACCGATGACAGCTCTGAAGAGGCAAAGAGGGTCACAGCGGACGTCTTGACATCGGCTCACACCTCCAGAGAAGCTCAGGGCCTGTCCTCAGAGAGCGGCTCCTCCTCCGACAGCTCAGTTCCAGTCACCACCACCTCACCAGCCCTGGACCCTGGCATCACCATTCCAGCGGAAGGCTTGGTGGCCTGCACCTTCGCCCACTTTGAGGTCACCAACTGCAGTGTGGCAGAAACAGAAATGGCAAGAACCGCCAGCCCCGGGGTCTCAGGTCACAGCCCCACGGGAGTGAAGGCCCCGTCCACCTCTGCTACGTCAGCTTTGCCAGACCCCTCTGACGTCAGATCCTACGTCACCGAGTCCACAACGTCTGCGGGGACCTTGTCAACAGCCAGTGCCACAGAGTCGGCCGCACCTGATGCCACCATTGAGACCCCGCCCCCCACCAGTAGCACCACGGAGACAGAAACAACAGCAGGCAAGGCCACTACCCTGAGCAGAGCTTCGGTGACGGTCAGCACTGACCCCTCGGGAGAAACCTTGGCCTTCTCTGTGGAGACGCCAAGCCACATGGAAGCCTTGGGAGCAGTCACGGCCACAGAGGCTGGGTCGACAGTGGGCAAAGTGACTTCCGCTGCAGGGTCCTCAGCTTCAGGCTACAGCCCCTCGCTAGTAGCCACCATCCAGAAGTCCACCCGTGCAGGGCCACCTGCCACGGACGGTACAACTGgcgggccccgccccgccagcaGGAGCCCTCTTCCTTCTGTCCCTCCGACTACAGGCAACGGCAGCCGAGGAACAGACACCATTGTAGCCAAGACCACGACCTCAGCAAAGACCTCGGCAAAGCCCCCGACGGCCACCAGCACCACTGCTCAGACGAGGCGGATCACGACAGCTCCTGCACGTAG GTGGAGACGGAGGCTTCCTCCTCCTGCGGCTGAGTGTGGCCTCCCCAGAAGACCTCACTGA